One region of Tachysurus fulvidraco isolate hzauxx_2018 chromosome 9, HZAU_PFXX_2.0, whole genome shotgun sequence genomic DNA includes:
- the LOC113651683 gene encoding trace amine-associated receptor 7d-like gives MNTNLSGMRESTALCYDSLNNSCLRTIYPLGLRLSLYFFFTTIFILTVSGNLLVILVIYVSQNLLPTATNHLILSLSLAGFLIGGFVMPHSMMRSVESCWYFGLTFCEFHTTVDVVLCNTYLHLTFISIDRYLAIFYPLHYRILMTNKTGAAMIISSWGLALGFGFAIVISNPQVKIRGDFYKSCVGGCFSLHAKEIGLVYSIIFYFIPVCIIISVYSRIFFVAQRHAKVIHGYSKGPNLSAPLTTKDLKATKILAIVVGTFLFCWTPFFICNIIDPLIGHSINTLLYESLMWVAYLNAMFNPLIYVFFYSCFRKTAKVLLSKLLMQM, from the coding sequence ATGAACACGAATCTGTCTGGAATGCGTGAGtccactgctctgtgttacGATTCTCTGAACAACTCGTGTCTTCGTACCATATACCCTCTCGGCCTGCGCCTTTCACTCTACTTCTTCTTCACCACCATCTTCATCCTCACTGTGAGCGGAAACCTGTTAGTCATCCTTGTCATCTACGTTTCTCAGAATCTCCTTCCAACAGCCACCAATCATCTTATCCTGTCTCTGTCTTTGGCTGGGTTTCTGATCGGAGGGTTTGTGATGCCACACAGCATGATGCGTTCCGTCGAATCCTGCTGGTACTTTGGTCTAACTTTCTGTGAATTTCACACCACTGTTGATGTTGTGCTGTGTAACACTTATCTTCATCTTACCTTCATCTCTATTGATCGGTACTTGGCTATATTTTATCCTCTGCACTACAGAATCCTGATGACCAACAAAACCGGTGCAGCCATGATCATTTCCAGCTGGGGCCTTGCGTTAGGGTTTGGCTTCGCCATTGTCATTTCAAATCCACAAGTCAAGATCAGGGGTGATTTTTACAAATCCTGTGTGGGGGGGTGCTTTTCTTTGCATGCCAAAGAAATCGGGCTAGTATATTCTATTATTTTCTACTTTATCCCTGTATGTATCATAATCTCTGTGTACAGCAGGATATTTTTTGTGGCACAAAGACACGCTAAAGTGATTCATGGCTACAGTAAAGGCCCAAATCTTTCTGCCCCACTGACAACTAAAGATCTCAAAGCAACCAAAATCCTTGCTATAGTCGTCGGAACCTTCCTTTTTTGCTGGACACcattttttatatgtaatattattGACCCACTAATAGGCCATTCGATCAATACCCTTTTGTATGAGTCTCTTATGTGGGTCGCGTATTTAAACGCGATGTTTAACCCTTTAATCTACGTATTCTTTTATAGCTGTTTCAGGAAAACTGCAAAGGTCCTTCTGAGCAAACTGCTCATGCAGATGTAG